GCGCCCGCTCCTCGGCCACGCGGCGGTCTCCCTGGCGGGCCACGATCTGCACCTCCAGCGGCGTCTGCTGGTCGGCGGGCAGGGTCAGGGTACCCTCCCAGACGTTGCCGCCGGTGTTCCTGAGGACCAGCGGCGTCGGCAGGCCCTCGACCACCACGCTCTCGGCAGCCACGCTCTGGGCAGCGCCCCCAGCAGCGGGGTCAACCTCCACCCGGACAGGCAGGGTGGTGCCGGGGGGCAGGGCCTCTTCCGGCAGGATCACCCGCAGGCTCAGGCCCTCCGTCTCCACCCCGCGCAGCTCGGCGTTGCTGGCCAGAACGGCGTCGTGGGTCAGCAGGGCCTCACCACTCGCCAGGGTCAGCGGCGCGGGGCCGGGCACCCGGTAGAGCGCCGGGTCGGCCTGGAGGGTCAGGGTGTAGGTCCCGAAATCGAGGCCGCTCAGGCGGTAGTACCCGGCCCCGTCGCTGACGGCGCCGTGCTCGCCGACCGCGCCCGCCAGCCGCACCTCGGCGCCCACCACGGGCCGCCCGCCCTCGTCCGTCAGGCGGCCCTGCACCGAGCCGACCTGCCGCACGGGAACCTCCACGCTGACCGTCTCGCGCCACTTCACCTCGGCCGCCGGAAGGGCGGGAATCAGGAACTGCGCGAGCACGTCGCCGTCCAGGCCCACCTCGTAGCGGCCGGGGGTGAGCAGCAGGCTGGCCTCGCCCGCCGCGTCCGTGCTCAGGGGCTGCCCGCCAACCAGAAAGCGCGAGGCCACGCCCGGCTCGCCCGCGTCGCGCGCGCCGTTGCGGTTGAGGTCCTCGAAGGCCCGCAGCCGCAGGGTGCCCGCGTTGCGCCCGCCGAACAGCGCCACCACGGCGTCCGGCGTCCGCACGGCCCCCGAGGGCGTGAAGCGGCCCCCCACCGAGAAACGGGTGCGGCTGCCCGTGCGCTCGGCGCTGGCCTGCACCTGCAAGGTCGGCAGCAGCTGGCCGGTGGCGCTGGCTCCGTAGCTCAGCTCTGCGGCGCGGCCCGGCGCGCGGCTGTAGCCCAGCAAGGCGCCCGCCGACCACCCGCCCCGGCCGTAGCCCACGCTGCCGCGCACGCTCTGGCCCAGGCCCAGGCCGCCCCGGTCCAGGCGGTAGTCGGCCGAGAGGTACAGCCCGCGCTCGGGGCGGTAGGCGGCACTCAGGGTTCCGCGCAGCCCGGAAGCGCCGTACTGCACGCTGCCCGCCACGCTGAAGGGGCCGCGCAGGTAGCCGGCCCCGGCGCCCGCGTAGACGCCGCCCGCGTAGCCCACCAGCCCGCTGAGCAGCAGCTCGCCGGACGGCTGCGGCAACGCGGCGGTCAGCTGCGCGGCGCCGCTGAGCTGGCCCCCCTCGTAGTCGGCCTGGCCGCCCAGGTACAGGTCGCCCACCGCCAGCGGCCACTGCTTCAGGGCGCTGAACCGGGCGCGAAAGCCACCACTGCCGTAGCCCGCCTGCACGGCGGCGCGGAAGTGTTCGTCGGGGCGGTAGGTCGCCTGCCCGCCCAGGTCGTAGCGCCACACGCCCCCCAGGCTGCTCACGCTGGCGCCCACGCTCACGCCGAAGGGTTCGAGCTGGCGCGAGCTGACCTGCACGCTGAGCTGCTGCTGCTGCCCCAGGCTGTCGAAGCGGTACTCCTGACGCAGCAGCAGCAGGGCATTCTCGTAGTCCAGGCGCTCC
This window of the Deinococcus budaensis genome carries:
- a CDS encoding carboxypeptidase regulatory-like domain-containing protein, which translates into the protein MRPLPAQTLVLTALLGLGSLPGGAGWGAAQTSPVQSAPARLEALPGDFLTLPLRLPDQPPGTYRVTATLPRDWALLTTELDLAAGGAALLALHLPDDAAAGPHDLVFTLTGAGGAEVRWPVTVVVAAQPNFALTLPDPAQVRPGERRTFTARVTNLGNARDTLRLSVEGSASVTPERLTLGPGESAEVRLDYTQSTLGNADTLTLRAQSSVDPALRREGLLTLSVGTPPARGGGPQLTWSATLAPEVSREAGARATLPRDPVTGVPTLPGLPAPPAGGADPVGDAAGLSWGGNFGVGVGGQLSDYASGGVGYAARRLDDGTWRDDGLAQLDWGGLSVTARSRSGLSQLDLGAEYRRGDYLYGVSVARDVGEGGVTYGVGGRVSHRSGLYLSATHTFGEPGANAFGVGWTRALGAFTPTLEVSALRLGARWGYGVLERLDYENALLLLRQEYRFDSLGQQQQLSVQVSSRQLEPFGVSVGASVSSLGGVWRYDLGGQATYRPDEHFRAAVQAGYGSGGFRARFSALKQWPLAVGDLYLGGQADYEGGQLSGAAQLTAALPQPSGELLLSGLVGYAGGVYAGAGAGYLRGPFSVAGSVQYGASGLRGTLSAAYRPERGLYLSADYRLDRGGLGLGQSVRGSVGYGRGGWSAGALLGYSRAPGRAAELSYGASATGQLLPTLQVQASAERTGSRTRFSVGGRFTPSGAVRTPDAVVALFGGRNAGTLRLRAFEDLNRNGARDAGEPGVASRFLVGGQPLSTDAAGEASLLLTPGRYEVGLDGDVLAQFLIPALPAAEVKWRETVSVEVPVRQVGSVQGRLTDEGGRPVVGAEVRLAGAVGEHGAVSDGAGYYRLSGLDFGTYTLTLQADPALYRVPGPAPLTLASGEALLTHDAVLASNAELRGVETEGLSLRVILPEEALPPGTTLPVRVEVDPAAGGAAQSVAAESVVVEGLPTPLVLRNTGGNVWEGTLTLPADQQTPLEVQIVARQGDRRVAEERALLLVDPALPAASLQVAPYNALPGQVLTLRAVVYGAVTRVQVRDAGGRVTDLSAGPGRSYAAELAAPASPGSHTLTLLVDGEPRAEAAYRVLGRP